The nucleotide window AAGCGGACAACAGATCCGAAGCAGTGATTACACCCACTAACCGACCGTTTTCCATCACCGGGAGACCGCCAATTTTCTTGTCATGGATGAGCCGGGCCGCATCTTCAATGCTGGCTCCGGCTTCGATGGTTCTGGGGTTGGTCACCATGACTTGGTGAACCGGAATATCCTCAATCATGGAGGGAAATGAAAACTGCCGAAGATCGCTCTCTGTAACAAAACCCACCAGATCGCCCTCATCGTCAACAACCGGCAGGTGGCGAATATTGTACTGTTTCATCAGTTGAGCCGCCTCTTGGAGGAGGGCCATCCGGTTAATAGTAATCGGATGTTTATGAATCCAGTTTTTAACTTTCATTGTTTCTTACCATTAATTATTGAAGTTACCCTTGCAAGACAGACTATTTAAAATCGTCCTGCCCAAATACACTGAATAATCCCATAAAGACATTTCAAGCCACTGATGACCTTGAACTCCCACAATCTATAACACCACATTCTGGCAGAAAAAAAATCATAACCGTTCACAGTGCTGCAGAACGTTTACGAAAATTCAAAGAAACCCATTCACAATGTACCACCTTCAGATGACAAAGCGAATCCAGCGCCAAGACTGTGGAATGGACACAATGATCATGCCAACATTGATGATCTTTAGAATATAATCGCTATTATTGCAAGGCAGGAAGAGACAGAAACCAAAGAGAAATCATATCTGCCATTCTGTTTCCCAAACAAACAGGA belongs to Desulfobulbaceae bacterium and includes:
- a CDS encoding CBS domain-containing protein, whose protein sequence is MKVKNWIHKHPITINRMALLQEAAQLMKQYNIRHLPVVDDEGDLVGFVTESDLRQFSFPSMIEDIPVHQVMVTNPRTIEAGASIEDAARLIHDKKIGGLPVMENGRLVGVITASDLLSAFIEVMGLLKSTTRIDVLVSEEHGGIEMVTKIIKSHDCEIVNVAMDSKEGKRKVYYFRLEHCDADPLVKALEAAGHQVLSVMD